The Granulicella sp. 5B5 nucleotide sequence CAGTGTCACCACATCCGTCGACGTACGCAACGCCAGCTTGAACTTCAGCTTCGTCGAAAGCGGCTGTGGGTCCGGCGAGTAACTCACATAAAAGTTCGGAATAACGCCCAGCACGCGCTGGTGCTCCTCAGCATGGACCTGCTCCACCGCCAACTGCTCCGTGGTCTCAGCCGTCACCGCCGTCACCACCGTCGAAACCTTCAACGGAATCTGCTTCAGGTCCAGGTACTGCCCTGGCTGCAACTGCACCGTCGAAGTCCACACACTGAACCCGTCTTCACTCACCGTCGCGCTGTACGGCACAGCGGGCTGCACGCCCGTCACCTGAAAGAAACCGCTCTCATCAGACTTGATCGCACGGCGGTCCTCCGGTGTAGGCCCCTGCAGTACCACTGTCGCTCCAGGAATTGCCGCTCCATCTGTATCGGTTACTGTTCCCGTCACCGTCCCGGTCTGCGGCGTCGGCGCGGACACCTGCACCTCCGCCGACGCTACTGTCATCACCGGCGCGGTCGCTTGCTGGCTCACTGCTGACACACACATCCCCATCAGCACAAAAAAAGAAATTAAATGTCTTGGATTCATAAGTGTTTTAACAACGCGAAGAAATCGCGATAAGCGTTCTCAGCTCTCCGTATATAGACGTATCCCAGCACGCCTCCGGTGCAAAAAGATGTGCTCGCACACCATTACTTCAGGCACACTCTCCACGTCTCGATCGCCTCGCTTCTGCGAAAATAGACAGGTGAAGAAGATCGCCCTGCTCGGTTCCACCGGCTCCATCGGCCAAAGCACTCTCTCCCTCTGCGAGTCCTATCCCGACCGCTTTCATCCCGTCACTCTCGCCGCAGGCTCCAACCTCGACGTCGCCTTCGCCCAGTGCGTCCGCTGGCGTCCGCAGCTCATCTCCATCGCCACTGAAGAGCTTGCAACCAAACTAACCACCAAGCTCCGCGAAGCCGGCATCACCGGCATCGAAGTCGTGCATGGCACTGCCGGCACCGTCCGCGTGGCCACGCACCCTGACGCCAACTTCGT carries:
- a CDS encoding carboxypeptidase-like regulatory domain-containing protein, with the protein product MSAVSQQATAPVMTVASAEVQVSAPTPQTGTVTGTVTDTDGAAIPGATVVLQGPTPEDRRAIKSDESGFFQVTGVQPAVPYSATVSEDGFSVWTSTVQLQPGQYLDLKQIPLKVSTVVTAVTAETTEQLAVEQVHAEEHQRVLGVIPNFYVSYSPDPQPLSTKLKFKLALRTSTDVVTLVSSAFVAGIYQASDTPGYVQGAKGYGQRYGAAYAGTASDVMIGGAILPSLLHQDPRYFYKGTGTKKERALHAIESPFIARGDNGKAEFNYSSIGGDVLSGALENVYYPPVDRGAHLVVNGTLIDTGGRMLSALAQEFLLSKVTSHGQK